From the genome of Streptacidiphilus sp. PB12-B1b:
GACGGTACGCCGCCGACCGACCCGGGCCACGCGGCCGTCGCCGCCCCGTACACGCACTGCACCGCCCCGCTGCGCCGCCTCGCCGACCGCTTCACCGGCGAGCTGTGCGCCGCCCTGGTCGACGGCGGCCCCGTCCCGGACTGGCTGCGCGAGGCGCTGCCGCTGCTGCCCAAGCTGATGGAGACCGGCGACCGCCGCGCCCACGAGGTGGAGCGGGCCTGCGTCGACCTGATCGAGGCAGAGCTGCTGCGCGGACGCGAGGGCGACCTGTTCGACGCGGTGGTCGTCGACGTGGACGAGCGCAGGCCGCTCACCGGCACCGTCCAGCTGCGCCGCCCGGCCGTCCGCGCCCGCATCGCGGACGACCGCGCGGACGCCCCGCCGCTGCCGCTCGGCACCCGCATCCGCGTCCGCCTCACCACCGCCGACCCAGCCGCCCGCACCGTCCGCTTCGCCCCCGCCTGAGCCCGGCGGCGCCGACGGCGGCGTTCGGACGACCCCCGCGCAACGGCTACCATGGTCCACACGGCGGACGAGTCGGCCGGGCGGTCGCGTCGGGTCCTCACGGGCCCGCCGAGGAACGTCCGGGCTCCACACGGCAGGGTGGTGGGTAACGCCCACCCGGGGCAACCCGCGGGACAGTGCCACAGAAAACAGACCGCCGGAGGGCAACCTCCGGTAAGGGTGAAACGGTGGTGTAAGAGACCACCAGTGCCCAGGGTGACCTGGGCAGCTAGGTAAACCCCACCTGGAGCAAGGTCAAGAGGGGGCACCGCAAGGCGCCCTGCGCTGACGTTCGAGGGCTGCCCGCCCGAGTCAGCGGGTAGACCGCTAGAGGCTGTCGGCAACGGCAGCCGTAGATGGATGACCGCCTCCGCGCGGACCGCAAGGTCCCCGCGAGACAGAACCCGGCGTACAGGCCGACTCGTCCGCCCCTAGCTGGGGCTTTGCCCCGGAAAGGGCCTCCGACCTGCGTCGGAGGCCCTTTCCGATCTTTCAGGGCCTTGCCCGTTTAGAAGTCATCTCATTTGGCTGTGTAGGCTGCGTTCGTGGCGATCGTGGAGCGGCTGGTGCCGGACGGGTTGTGGGAGTTGTTCCAGCGGGTGGTGCCGGCTGTGCCGACGCGTCCGCAGGGCGGTGGCCGTCGTCGTTACGGGGACCGTGAGGTGCTGGCCGCGATCATTTTCGTGGCCACATCGGGGTGCACATGGGCCCAGCTCCCACCGTGTTTCGGGCCGTCCGGGCCGACTGCGCACCGGCGTTTCACGGAGTGGAGCCGGGCCCGGGTCTGGGCCAGGTTGCATCGCCTCGTCCTCGATGAGCTCGGCGCCCGAGGAGATCTGGACTGGTCGCGCTGCGCGGTCGACTCGGTGAACATGCGGGCCACGAAAAGGGGGAGCTGACAGGTCCGAATCCTGTCGATCGGGGCAAGTACGGGTCGAAGATCCACATGCTCACTGAACGCACCGGTCTGCCCCTGTCGATCGCCATCTCCGGCGCGAACCTGCACGACAGCCAGGCCCTGGAGCCGCTGGTGCGCGGCGTCGCACCCGTCCGCTCGCGGCGCGGACCACGGCGACGCCGCCCCGCCAAGCTCCATGCCGACAAGGCATACGACTACGACCACCTTCGGCGATGGCTCCGGTCCCGCAACATCACCCCACGCATCGCCCGCCGCGGGATCGATTCCTCCGAGCGCCTGGGCCGCTACCGCTGGACGGTGGAGCGGACCGTGGCGTGGCTCGCCGGCTGCCGCCGACTCCACCGGCGGTACGAACGCAAAGCCGAACACTTCCTCGCCTTCGCCGGGATCGCAGCCACACTCATCTGCTATCGCCGACTCGCCAAATGAGATGACTTCATAGGCGGCAAAAAGTCCCCGAAACATCCCCCGGACAGACGTGAAAGTCCCCGAAAAGTCCCCGGAGATGATCTTGTCCTGGGTGGTGGAGCAGGGCTGATGTGATGGCATGAGGCTACCGGCAGGCCCTACGTCATGGTCGATACATACCCGCTGCTGGCCGACACGGACCGCGCCCCGCCGTCGGCGCCCCCGCCTGGCTGCGGCTGCACCCAGCCCGTCGTGCATTTGGTGGCGGACGGCCTCGTGGTGGAACGCGACTCGGTGCTCTACCTGGAGTGCAGGCATGGGTCTGATTCGGAGTTCGGCCGAAGCCGCCTGCCGCGAACTGGCCAGCGAGCAGCTGCCCGAGCGCCTCGGCGTGGCCACCGCCCTGTCGGACCTGCAGCCGGTTACCGAATTCCCCAACGGGCTCATCGACGTCCTGCTGAAGCTGTACGCCGACCCCAACGACGAGGTCGCATGCAAGGCACTGACAACCATCCGCATGCTTCCCGGCACCGAGCACCCGCACATCGAGTCGCTGCTCACCGCAGCCCCTTTCATCGGGGCCTTCGGAAAATGAGGAGCGGCTGGTTCTCCTCGCCTGGTAGCTTCGGCGCTGTGCGGCGGCTCCTGAGGGTGCTTCCTTCTCTCACTCCTATGACACGAGTGCGCTCCATCCCCGTTGCACCTCAACTTCCTGGTCCCGCTCTCCGTCTTCTGGGAGGGCGGGACTTTCCTCACCAGAGAGCTGCCCCGGAGGGGACTCGACGCATGCCCGTCACCGCGACGACCGGGACGCCCAACCTGACCGAGTACGGCGCCACGCGCAGCCTCGCTGCGGTGCTGCTCGCGCGGCGCGGTGTCGTCCACCTTCCGACACACGTCACCGGGCGGACCGTCGGCGAGCGCGGCTCGATGGGGGTTGCGTTGCTGGAGGCGGATCTGCTCGACCGTGGATACCTGCTGTCCGGGCCGCTCCGCAATGCGCTTGCCTCGCTCGGCGATGTCGCCCTTGCCGCCGGTCACGATCTTGAGGCTGTGCTCGTAGCGGTGCTCTACTTTGTTGCGCAGTGCCACGAAAAGTTCGACGTTGAGGCGCACTGGGTCGGCACTGTTGGAGAAGCGCTGCTTGAGGCAGTACTCCAGATCCCACGCCTTCGGCTCGTCGTCCACCAGTTTGTAGGAACCGTTCGTGTCCTTGAAGTGGTAGTCGATCTT
Proteins encoded in this window:
- a CDS encoding IS5 family transposase (programmed frameshift); translated protein: MVERLVPDGLWELFQRVVPAVPTRPQGGGRRRYGDREVLAAIIFVATSGCTWAQLPPCFGPSGPTAHRRFTEWSRARVWARLHRLVLDELGARGDLDWSRCAVDSVNMRATKRGSLTGPNPVDRGKYGSKIHMLTERTGLPLSIAISGANLHDSQALEPLVRGVAPVRSRRGPRRRRPAKLHADKAYDYDHLRRWLRSRNITPRIARRGIDSSERLGRYRWTVERTVAWLAGCRRLHRRYERKAEHFLAFAGIAATLICYRRLAK